From Halotia branconii CENA392, the proteins below share one genomic window:
- a CDS encoding AMIN domain-containing protein produces the protein MKQLHGNSLILGTAAFLYLAAQPVSAQITQVNDVQLSPVDGGISVILQTSTGSRPQVFTTKRGNTLVTDIINTQLRLPKGNSFRKDNPSPGIASVEVGQLDANSIRVTVTGSKNAPNTQPVVRKQNGLTLSFTPSTGITASVPTPPAPSTATAPPASIPALPGQKPDVLVPNPQVTIDGKPAQPAGPGQPISQAPPFLPRAVAPPVGDIAISTTDASPSTIDLGTQERVPRLVLRDAPVREVLSLLARAANLNLAYVGGEQAAGATSTDGQAVSQTISLDIENEPVQDVFNYVLRMSGLEANRSGRTVFVGANLPNGTRDMVMRSMRLNQVTVGVALNFLVGLGAESAVSRERQVTSVNAVPVGAGAAPITQTQTTTETKLETQRAEFKDSKPLLRGLQALGDERTNSLTLIGPPRLIEVAMSQLTQLDIRRRQVVVNVKIIDVNLLNTQDQNTSFSFGVGNNFFTNDGGAASFNFGGSRPATGAEVASSVTSTPVITNPVTGTPFFNPNGSVSIPGTTPGTVVIDQNGNAVRVANPGSGSFYQPIAPTGNGNPLQPGFTDITPATDNIITRNADGTSSITQGTLGTATASLPTLFQFPKRFLASLQAQITNGNAKILTDPTLIVQEGQTANVNLTQEVVGNIKREIVRDANLATETISADKDKVGLTLAVKVERIDDNGFVSLSVAPVVKAPQAPASINVGGGGSQQIFLVSERSLNSGTIRLRDGQTLILSGIIQDQDRTSVSKIPILGDLPLIGSLFRRTNRQNQRNEVIVLLTPQVMDDSENSSYGYNYTPSPEVRQILERRGLNTPKR, from the coding sequence GTGAAACAGCTTCACGGTAATAGTTTAATATTGGGTACTGCCGCTTTTTTATATTTGGCAGCTCAACCAGTTTCGGCACAGATAACTCAAGTTAATGATGTACAGCTAAGTCCAGTTGATGGTGGAATTAGCGTTATTTTGCAAACTTCTACAGGGTCGCGTCCGCAAGTTTTTACCACCAAAAGAGGCAACACCTTAGTTACAGATATTATTAATACTCAACTACGTTTGCCAAAAGGCAATAGTTTCCGCAAAGATAATCCATCTCCCGGAATTGCTTCAGTTGAAGTTGGTCAGCTTGATGCTAATAGTATTCGAGTAACGGTGACTGGTAGCAAGAATGCACCCAACACTCAACCTGTAGTGCGAAAGCAAAACGGTCTTACTCTCAGCTTTACTCCTTCCACAGGTATTACAGCGTCAGTACCAACACCCCCAGCACCCTCAACAGCGACAGCGCCACCTGCTTCTATTCCAGCGCTACCGGGTCAAAAGCCAGATGTTCTTGTTCCTAATCCACAAGTCACAATTGACGGCAAACCTGCCCAGCCAGCTGGTCCTGGTCAACCTATCAGTCAAGCTCCTCCTTTCTTGCCTAGAGCCGTCGCCCCACCAGTGGGAGATATTGCCATCTCTACTACCGATGCATCTCCTAGCACAATTGATTTGGGAACCCAAGAACGCGTTCCTCGCTTAGTATTACGAGATGCACCAGTGCGCGAGGTTTTATCATTACTTGCCCGTGCTGCTAATCTAAATCTGGCTTATGTAGGTGGTGAGCAAGCTGCTGGAGCGACTTCTACTGACGGTCAGGCTGTTTCTCAAACAATTTCTCTAGATATAGAAAACGAGCCAGTGCAAGATGTGTTTAACTACGTTTTGCGAATGAGTGGTTTAGAAGCTAACCGCAGTGGTCGCACGGTTTTTGTTGGAGCTAACTTACCCAATGGAACCCGTGATATGGTCATGCGTAGTATGCGCCTTAATCAGGTAACAGTAGGGGTTGCACTAAATTTTTTGGTCGGCTTAGGCGCAGAAAGTGCTGTCAGTCGTGAACGCCAAGTTACCAGTGTTAATGCAGTGCCTGTGGGTGCTGGAGCTGCTCCTATTACCCAAACTCAGACCACTACAGAAACCAAGCTAGAAACTCAACGCGCTGAATTTAAAGACTCAAAGCCTTTACTAAGAGGATTACAAGCATTAGGAGACGAACGTACTAACTCTCTAACCTTGATTGGCCCTCCCAGACTAATTGAGGTGGCAATGTCTCAATTGACTCAGCTGGATATTCGCCGTCGTCAGGTAGTAGTCAATGTCAAGATTATCGATGTTAACCTGTTGAACACTCAGGATCAAAATACCAGTTTTTCCTTTGGGGTTGGCAATAATTTCTTTACTAATGATGGTGGTGCAGCATCTTTTAATTTTGGTGGTTCCAGACCTGCTACCGGGGCTGAAGTGGCAAGTAGTGTAACTAGTACGCCAGTAATCACAAATCCTGTTACAGGAACACCTTTCTTTAACCCCAACGGCTCTGTATCTATTCCAGGAACTACCCCAGGTACAGTAGTAATAGACCAAAACGGCAATGCTGTTAGAGTTGCAAACCCAGGAAGTGGCTCTTTCTATCAACCTATTGCGCCTACTGGCAATGGAAACCCACTACAACCGGGTTTCACGGATATCACTCCTGCAACCGATAACATTATTACTAGGAACGCAGATGGTACATCTAGTATCACACAAGGCACTCTCGGTACAGCTACCGCATCTTTGCCAACTTTATTTCAATTCCCTAAACGGTTTCTCGCTAGTTTGCAAGCTCAGATTACCAATGGCAATGCCAAAATTTTGACTGACCCAACCTTAATTGTGCAAGAAGGTCAAACCGCTAACGTTAACTTGACTCAAGAAGTTGTAGGCAATATTAAAAGGGAAATAGTTCGCGATGCGAATCTTGCTACAGAAACTATCTCAGCGGATAAAGACAAAGTAGGTTTAACTTTAGCTGTTAAAGTTGAAAGAATTGACGATAATGGCTTTGTTTCTCTATCAGTAGCTCCTGTTGTGAAAGCACCTCAAGCTCCAGCTAGTATCAATGTTGGAGGAGGTGGTAGCCAACAAATATTTTTGGTATCTGAGCGTTCTCTTAATTCTGGAACAATTCGCCTACGAGATGGTCAAACGCTCATTTTGTCAGGTATCATTCAAGACCAAGACCGGACAAGTGTCTCTAAAATTCCCATCTTGGGTGATTTGCCATTAATTGGTTCACTGTTTAGAAGAACAAACAGGCAGAATCAGCGTAACGAGGTAATAGTGTTGCTGACACCTCAAGTTATGGATGATTCTGAAAACTCTTCCTATGGTTATAACTACACCCCCAGTCCAGAGGTGCGGCAAATACTTGAGCGTCGAGGGTTAAACACACCTAAGCGATAA
- a CDS encoding glycoside hydrolase family 57 protein: MAIGYVALVLHAHLPFVRHPESDYVLEEEWLYEAITETYIPLLKVFEGLKRDGIDFKITMSMTPPLVSMLRDPLLQERYDAHLTQLEELAELEAERNINNGHIRYLAEHYATEFNEARQLWERYNGDLVTAFKEFQDTNNLEIITCGATHGYLPLMKMYPQAVWAQIQVACEHYEQIFGKAPRGIWLPECAYYEGVERMLADAGLRYFLTDGHGILYARPRPRFGTYAPIFTETGVAAFGRDHESSQQVWSSEVGYPGAAEYREFYKDLGWEAEYEYIKPYIMPNGQRKNTGIKYHKITGRGLGLSDKGLYDPYWAREKAAEHAANFMYNRERQAEHLHGIMQRPPIIVSPYDAELFGHWWYEGPWFIDYLFRKSWYDQGTYAMTHLADYLRAEPTQQICRPSQSSWGYKGFHEYWLNETNAWIYPHLHKATERMIEIAHLEPEDELQWKALNQAARELLLAQSSDWAFIMRTGTMVPYAVRRTRSHLMRFNKLYEDVKIGKVDSGWLEKVELMDNIFPEINYRVYRPL; the protein is encoded by the coding sequence ATGGCTATCGGCTACGTCGCGCTTGTACTTCATGCACATTTACCCTTCGTTCGTCACCCAGAAAGTGACTACGTGCTGGAGGAAGAATGGCTTTATGAAGCCATCACCGAAACATACATTCCTTTATTGAAAGTATTTGAGGGCTTAAAGCGAGACGGCATTGACTTTAAGATTACGATGAGTATGACACCGCCTCTGGTGTCAATGCTCCGTGATCCCTTACTGCAAGAACGCTATGATGCACACTTAACTCAACTCGAAGAATTAGCAGAGCTAGAAGCTGAACGTAATATCAATAATGGGCATATTCGTTATTTAGCCGAACATTACGCTACTGAATTTAACGAAGCGCGTCAGCTATGGGAACGCTACAACGGTGACTTGGTGACAGCTTTTAAAGAGTTCCAAGACACTAATAATTTAGAAATTATCACTTGTGGAGCTACTCACGGCTACTTACCGTTGATGAAAATGTATCCGCAAGCGGTGTGGGCGCAAATTCAGGTAGCTTGTGAACATTACGAGCAAATATTTGGCAAAGCACCCAGAGGTATTTGGTTGCCGGAATGCGCCTACTATGAAGGTGTAGAGCGAATGCTGGCAGATGCTGGCTTGCGTTATTTCCTTACTGATGGTCATGGCATTCTTTATGCTCGTCCACGCCCCCGATTTGGTACTTACGCACCAATTTTTACAGAAACTGGTGTTGCAGCCTTCGGTCGAGATCATGAATCTTCGCAACAAGTATGGTCTTCTGAAGTGGGCTATCCTGGGGCTGCCGAATATCGAGAATTTTACAAAGATTTGGGCTGGGAAGCAGAATATGAGTATATCAAGCCCTATATCATGCCCAATGGTCAGCGTAAAAATACAGGCATTAAGTATCACAAAATTACTGGACGCGGCTTAGGATTGTCAGATAAAGGACTCTACGACCCTTACTGGGCAAGAGAAAAAGCAGCCGAACATGCTGCTAACTTTATGTATAATCGCGAACGCCAAGCCGAACATCTCCACGGCATCATGCAGCGTCCGCCGATTATCGTTTCGCCTTACGACGCAGAGTTATTTGGGCATTGGTGGTATGAAGGCCCTTGGTTTATTGATTATCTGTTCCGTAAATCATGGTATGACCAAGGAACTTATGCAATGACTCATTTGGCAGATTATTTACGAGCAGAACCGACTCAGCAAATTTGCCGTCCTTCGCAATCGAGTTGGGGTTATAAAGGTTTCCACGAATACTGGTTAAATGAAACAAATGCCTGGATTTATCCGCATTTACACAAAGCAACCGAGCGGATGATTGAAATCGCTCACTTAGAACCAGAAGATGAGTTGCAGTGGAAAGCCTTGAATCAAGCTGCAAGAGAACTTTTATTAGCACAATCTTCTGACTGGGCATTCATTATGCGAACTGGAACAATGGTTCCCTATGCTGTCAGAAGGACGCGATCGCACTTGATGCGGTTTAATAAGCTGTATGAGGACGTGAAAATTGGCAAGGTTGACAGTGGTTGGTTGGAAAAAGTTGAGTTAATGGACAACATCTTCCCCGAAATTAACTATCGTGTTTACCGTCCGTTGTAA
- a CDS encoding Uma2 family endonuclease, translated as MNKIVSDPVRWTTSDLELLATDEWKRYEIIDGELFVTRAPHWRHQGSAGNIYLELEIWSRSSGLGETRQTPGIIYTDTDNVIPDVVWISRERLAQLLDDEGHLRGAPELVVEVLSPGTTNERRDREAKLKLYSSTGVQEYWIANWQLQQLEVYRRENAQLKLITTLLADDEITSPLLPDFRVQVQRFFC; from the coding sequence ATGAACAAAATAGTATCTGATCCAGTCCGTTGGACAACCTCTGACTTAGAATTACTCGCAACTGATGAATGGAAGCGCTATGAAATTATTGACGGAGAACTATTTGTGACTAGAGCGCCTCACTGGAGACATCAAGGCTCTGCCGGTAATATTTATTTGGAATTAGAAATTTGGTCTCGCTCTAGTGGACTGGGAGAAACTCGTCAAACTCCTGGAATAATTTATACAGATACTGATAATGTCATACCTGATGTAGTTTGGATTAGTCGTGAACGTTTAGCACAGCTGCTAGATGATGAAGGGCATTTGAGAGGAGCGCCAGAACTTGTTGTAGAAGTGCTTTCTCCTGGAACAACCAACGAACGTCGAGACCGAGAAGCCAAGCTGAAGCTATATTCATCAACAGGAGTGCAAGAATATTGGATTGCCAATTGGCAATTACAGCAGCTAGAAGTGTATCGCAGAGAAAATGCTCAATTGAAACTGATAACTACTTTGTTGGCTGATGACGAAATTACATCACCATTATTGCCAGATTTTCGTGTTCAGGTTCAGCGCTTTTTTTGCTAA